In Peromyscus leucopus breed LL Stock chromosome 16_21, UCI_PerLeu_2.1, whole genome shotgun sequence, a single genomic region encodes these proteins:
- the LOC114682656 gene encoding popy Class I histocompatibility antigen, A-1 alpha chain-like isoform X2: MGSSALSTLLPLLTGALALIQVQAGFHSLQFFATVTSQPGLREPAFIFVGFVDDSQFLCYNNQGESQRMEPRALWVRQMGPEYWEQQTRTVKDIAKNSRVNLKEAMDVYNHSGNGSHVFQCVSGCDVGPEGLFLRGYEQHAYDGRDYLALNPDLRSWTAGDSAAQITLSKWEEAGVAEQRRSYLTGECVESLRTYLEIGKETLLGAVPPKAHVTHHPRPEGDSILRCWALGFYPADITLIWQLDEEDQTQDMDLVETRPAGDGTFQKWAAVVAPSGEEQRYTCHVHHEALTQPLVLRWDPPKPTIPIMGITVGLVLFGVVFTGAVAAIVKRKSRGSHTVPQDDLELTL, from the exons GCTTCCATTCCTTGCAGTTTTTTGCCACCGTCACATCCCAGCCTGGTTTGAGAGAGCCTGCCTTCATCTTCGTCGGATTCGTGGACGATTCACAGTTCCTGTGCTACAACAACCAGGGGGAAAGTCAGAGAATGGAGCCCCGCGCGCTGTGGGTGAGGCAGATGGGGCCTGAGTATTGGGAGCAGCAGACCCGGACCGTCAAGGACATTGCAAAGAATTCCCGAGTGAACTTGAAGGAGGCTATGGACGTCTACAACCATAGCGGGAATG GCTCTCACGTCTTTCAGTGTGTGTCCGGCTGCGACGTGGGGCCAGAGGGACTCTTCCTCCGCGGGTACGAGCAGCACGCCTACGACGGCCGCGATTACCTCGCTCTAAACCCAGACCTGCGCTCCTGGACCGCAGGCGACTCGGCGGCGCAAATCACGCTGAGCAAGTGGGAGGAGGCTGGTGTCGCGGAGCAAAGGCGATCCTACCTGACCGGCGAGTGTGTGGAGTCGCTTCGCACATACCTGGAGATAGGGAAGGAGACTCTGCTAGGAGCAG TTCCTCCAAAGGCACATGTGACCCATCACCCCAGACCCGAAGGAGACAGCATCCTGAGGTGCTGGGCCCTGGGCTTCTACCCTGCAGACATCACCCTGATCTGGCAGCTGGATGAAGAAGACCAGACCCAGGACATGGACCTTGTGGAGACCAGGCCTGCAGGggatggaaccttccagaagtgggcagctgtggtggCGCCTTCTGGAGAGGAACAGAGATACACATGCCATGTGCACCATGAAGCACTAACCCAGCCCCTTGTTCTGAGATGGG aCCCTCCGAAACCCACCATCCCCATCATGGGAATCACTGTTGGCCTGGTTCTCTTTGGAGTTGTGTTCACTGGAGCTGTGGCTGCCATtgtgaagaggaagagcagag GTTCTCACACTGTACCCCAGGAcgacctggaactcaccctgtaa
- the LOC114682656 gene encoding patr class I histocompatibility antigen, A-126 alpha chain-like isoform X4, producing the protein MGSSALSTLLPLLTGALALIQVQAGFHSLQFFATVTSQPGLREPAFIFVGFVDDSQFLCYNNQGESQRMEPRALWVRQMGPEYWEQQTRTVKDIAKNSRVNLKEAMDVYNHSGNGDSAAQITLSKWEEAGVAEQRRSYLTGECVESLRTYLEIGKETLLGAVPPKAHVTHHPRPEGDSILRCWALGFYPADITLIWQLDEEDQTQDMDLVETRPAGDGTFQKWAAVVAPSGEEQRYTCHVHHEALTQPLVLRWDPPKPTIPIMGITVGLVLFGVVFTGAVAAIVKRKSRGEYPSESLERKQRPSLSITSPKAFLQLSTS; encoded by the exons GCTTCCATTCCTTGCAGTTTTTTGCCACCGTCACATCCCAGCCTGGTTTGAGAGAGCCTGCCTTCATCTTCGTCGGATTCGTGGACGATTCACAGTTCCTGTGCTACAACAACCAGGGGGAAAGTCAGAGAATGGAGCCCCGCGCGCTGTGGGTGAGGCAGATGGGGCCTGAGTATTGGGAGCAGCAGACCCGGACCGTCAAGGACATTGCAAAGAATTCCCGAGTGAACTTGAAGGAGGCTATGGACGTCTACAACCATAGCGGGAATG GCGACTCGGCGGCGCAAATCACGCTGAGCAAGTGGGAGGAGGCTGGTGTCGCGGAGCAAAGGCGATCCTACCTGACCGGCGAGTGTGTGGAGTCGCTTCGCACATACCTGGAGATAGGGAAGGAGACTCTGCTAGGAGCAG TTCCTCCAAAGGCACATGTGACCCATCACCCCAGACCCGAAGGAGACAGCATCCTGAGGTGCTGGGCCCTGGGCTTCTACCCTGCAGACATCACCCTGATCTGGCAGCTGGATGAAGAAGACCAGACCCAGGACATGGACCTTGTGGAGACCAGGCCTGCAGGggatggaaccttccagaagtgggcagctgtggtggCGCCTTCTGGAGAGGAACAGAGATACACATGCCATGTGCACCATGAAGCACTAACCCAGCCCCTTGTTCTGAGATGGG aCCCTCCGAAACCCACCATCCCCATCATGGGAATCACTGTTGGCCTGGTTCTCTTTGGAGTTGTGTTCACTGGAGCTGTGGCTGCCATtgtgaagaggaagagcagag GGGAATACCCCTCTGAGAGTCTAGAAAGGAAGCAAAGACCAAGTCTCTCCATCACCTCACCAAAGGCATTCCTGCAGCTGAGCACATCATGA
- the LOC114682656 gene encoding popy Class I histocompatibility antigen, A-1 alpha chain-like isoform X6 produces the protein MGSSALSTLLPLLTGALALIQVQAGFHSLQFFATVTSQPGLREPAFIFVGFVDDSQFLCYNNQGESQRMEPRALWVRQMGPEYWEQQTRTVKDIAKNSRVNLKEAMDVYNHSGNGSHVFQCVSGCDVGPEGLFLRGYEQHAYDGRDYLALNPDLRSWTAGDSAAQITLSKWEEAGVAEQRRSYLTGECVESLRTYLEIGKETLLGAVPPKAHVTHHPRPEGDSILRCWALGFYPADITLIWQLDEEDQTQDMDLVETRPAGDGTFQKWAAVVAPSGEEQRYTCHVHHEALTQPLVLRWDPPKPTIPIMGITVGLVLFGVVFTGAVAAIVKRKSRGPCVLILSKAYLKISDKYLTLT, from the exons GCTTCCATTCCTTGCAGTTTTTTGCCACCGTCACATCCCAGCCTGGTTTGAGAGAGCCTGCCTTCATCTTCGTCGGATTCGTGGACGATTCACAGTTCCTGTGCTACAACAACCAGGGGGAAAGTCAGAGAATGGAGCCCCGCGCGCTGTGGGTGAGGCAGATGGGGCCTGAGTATTGGGAGCAGCAGACCCGGACCGTCAAGGACATTGCAAAGAATTCCCGAGTGAACTTGAAGGAGGCTATGGACGTCTACAACCATAGCGGGAATG GCTCTCACGTCTTTCAGTGTGTGTCCGGCTGCGACGTGGGGCCAGAGGGACTCTTCCTCCGCGGGTACGAGCAGCACGCCTACGACGGCCGCGATTACCTCGCTCTAAACCCAGACCTGCGCTCCTGGACCGCAGGCGACTCGGCGGCGCAAATCACGCTGAGCAAGTGGGAGGAGGCTGGTGTCGCGGAGCAAAGGCGATCCTACCTGACCGGCGAGTGTGTGGAGTCGCTTCGCACATACCTGGAGATAGGGAAGGAGACTCTGCTAGGAGCAG TTCCTCCAAAGGCACATGTGACCCATCACCCCAGACCCGAAGGAGACAGCATCCTGAGGTGCTGGGCCCTGGGCTTCTACCCTGCAGACATCACCCTGATCTGGCAGCTGGATGAAGAAGACCAGACCCAGGACATGGACCTTGTGGAGACCAGGCCTGCAGGggatggaaccttccagaagtgggcagctgtggtggCGCCTTCTGGAGAGGAACAGAGATACACATGCCATGTGCACCATGAAGCACTAACCCAGCCCCTTGTTCTGAGATGGG aCCCTCCGAAACCCACCATCCCCATCATGGGAATCACTGTTGGCCTGGTTCTCTTTGGAGTTGTGTTCACTGGAGCTGTGGCTGCCATtgtgaagaggaagagcagag GACCTTGTGTTCTAATACTTTCTAAGGCATATTTGAAAATAAGTGACAAATATCTCACACTGACGTGA
- the LOC114682656 gene encoding H-2 class I histocompatibility antigen, Q9 alpha chain-like isoform X3: protein MGSSALSTLLPLLTGALALIQVQAGFHSLQFFATVTSQPGLREPAFIFVGFVDDSQFLCYNNQGESQRMEPRALWVRQMGPEYWEQQTRTVKDIAKNSRVNLKEAMDVYNHSGNGSHVFQCVSGCDVGPEGLFLRGYEQHAYDGRDYLALNPDLRSWTAGDSAAQITLSKWEEAGVAEQRRSYLTGECVESLRTYLEIGKETLLGADITLIWQLDEEDQTQDMDLVETRPAGDGTFQKWAAVVAPSGEEQRYTCHVHHEALTQPLVLRWDPPKPTIPIMGITVGLVLFGVVFTGAVAAIVKRKSRGEYPSESLERKQRPSLSITSPKAFLQLSTS from the exons GCTTCCATTCCTTGCAGTTTTTTGCCACCGTCACATCCCAGCCTGGTTTGAGAGAGCCTGCCTTCATCTTCGTCGGATTCGTGGACGATTCACAGTTCCTGTGCTACAACAACCAGGGGGAAAGTCAGAGAATGGAGCCCCGCGCGCTGTGGGTGAGGCAGATGGGGCCTGAGTATTGGGAGCAGCAGACCCGGACCGTCAAGGACATTGCAAAGAATTCCCGAGTGAACTTGAAGGAGGCTATGGACGTCTACAACCATAGCGGGAATG GCTCTCACGTCTTTCAGTGTGTGTCCGGCTGCGACGTGGGGCCAGAGGGACTCTTCCTCCGCGGGTACGAGCAGCACGCCTACGACGGCCGCGATTACCTCGCTCTAAACCCAGACCTGCGCTCCTGGACCGCAGGCGACTCGGCGGCGCAAATCACGCTGAGCAAGTGGGAGGAGGCTGGTGTCGCGGAGCAAAGGCGATCCTACCTGACCGGCGAGTGTGTGGAGTCGCTTCGCACATACCTGGAGATAGGGAAGGAGACTCTGCTAGGAGCAG ACATCACCCTGATCTGGCAGCTGGATGAAGAAGACCAGACCCAGGACATGGACCTTGTGGAGACCAGGCCTGCAGGggatggaaccttccagaagtgggcagctgtggtggCGCCTTCTGGAGAGGAACAGAGATACACATGCCATGTGCACCATGAAGCACTAACCCAGCCCCTTGTTCTGAGATGGG aCCCTCCGAAACCCACCATCCCCATCATGGGAATCACTGTTGGCCTGGTTCTCTTTGGAGTTGTGTTCACTGGAGCTGTGGCTGCCATtgtgaagaggaagagcagag GGGAATACCCCTCTGAGAGTCTAGAAAGGAAGCAAAGACCAAGTCTCTCCATCACCTCACCAAAGGCATTCCTGCAGCTGAGCACATCATGA
- the LOC114682656 gene encoding popy Class I histocompatibility antigen, A-1 alpha chain-like isoform X1 translates to MGSSALSTLLPLLTGALALIQVQAGFHSLQFFATVTSQPGLREPAFIFVGFVDDSQFLCYNNQGESQRMEPRALWVRQMGPEYWEQQTRTVKDIAKNSRVNLKEAMDVYNHSGNGSHVFQCVSGCDVGPEGLFLRGYEQHAYDGRDYLALNPDLRSWTAGDSAAQITLSKWEEAGVAEQRRSYLTGECVESLRTYLEIGKETLLGAVPPKAHVTHHPRPEGDSILRCWALGFYPADITLIWQLDEEDQTQDMDLVETRPAGDGTFQKWAAVVAPSGEEQRYTCHVHHEALTQPLVLRWDPPKPTIPIMGITVGLVLFGVVFTGAVAAIVKRKSRGEYPSESLERKQRPSLSITSPKAFLQLSTS, encoded by the exons GCTTCCATTCCTTGCAGTTTTTTGCCACCGTCACATCCCAGCCTGGTTTGAGAGAGCCTGCCTTCATCTTCGTCGGATTCGTGGACGATTCACAGTTCCTGTGCTACAACAACCAGGGGGAAAGTCAGAGAATGGAGCCCCGCGCGCTGTGGGTGAGGCAGATGGGGCCTGAGTATTGGGAGCAGCAGACCCGGACCGTCAAGGACATTGCAAAGAATTCCCGAGTGAACTTGAAGGAGGCTATGGACGTCTACAACCATAGCGGGAATG GCTCTCACGTCTTTCAGTGTGTGTCCGGCTGCGACGTGGGGCCAGAGGGACTCTTCCTCCGCGGGTACGAGCAGCACGCCTACGACGGCCGCGATTACCTCGCTCTAAACCCAGACCTGCGCTCCTGGACCGCAGGCGACTCGGCGGCGCAAATCACGCTGAGCAAGTGGGAGGAGGCTGGTGTCGCGGAGCAAAGGCGATCCTACCTGACCGGCGAGTGTGTGGAGTCGCTTCGCACATACCTGGAGATAGGGAAGGAGACTCTGCTAGGAGCAG TTCCTCCAAAGGCACATGTGACCCATCACCCCAGACCCGAAGGAGACAGCATCCTGAGGTGCTGGGCCCTGGGCTTCTACCCTGCAGACATCACCCTGATCTGGCAGCTGGATGAAGAAGACCAGACCCAGGACATGGACCTTGTGGAGACCAGGCCTGCAGGggatggaaccttccagaagtgggcagctgtggtggCGCCTTCTGGAGAGGAACAGAGATACACATGCCATGTGCACCATGAAGCACTAACCCAGCCCCTTGTTCTGAGATGGG aCCCTCCGAAACCCACCATCCCCATCATGGGAATCACTGTTGGCCTGGTTCTCTTTGGAGTTGTGTTCACTGGAGCTGTGGCTGCCATtgtgaagaggaagagcagag GGGAATACCCCTCTGAGAGTCTAGAAAGGAAGCAAAGACCAAGTCTCTCCATCACCTCACCAAAGGCATTCCTGCAGCTGAGCACATCATGA
- the LOC114682656 gene encoding popy Class I histocompatibility antigen, A-1 alpha chain-like isoform X5, with amino-acid sequence MEPRALWVRQMGPEYWEQQTRTVKDIAKNSRVNLKEAMDVYNHSGNGSHVFQCVSGCDVGPEGLFLRGYEQHAYDGRDYLALNPDLRSWTAGDSAAQITLSKWEEAGVAEQRRSYLTGECVESLRTYLEIGKETLLGAVPPKAHVTHHPRPEGDSILRCWALGFYPADITLIWQLDEEDQTQDMDLVETRPAGDGTFQKWAAVVAPSGEEQRYTCHVHHEALTQPLVLRWDPPKPTIPIMGITVGLVLFGVVFTGAVAAIVKRKSRGEYPSESLERKQRPSLSITSPKAFLQLSTS; translated from the exons ATGGAGCCCCGCGCGCTGTGGGTGAGGCAGATGGGGCCTGAGTATTGGGAGCAGCAGACCCGGACCGTCAAGGACATTGCAAAGAATTCCCGAGTGAACTTGAAGGAGGCTATGGACGTCTACAACCATAGCGGGAATG GCTCTCACGTCTTTCAGTGTGTGTCCGGCTGCGACGTGGGGCCAGAGGGACTCTTCCTCCGCGGGTACGAGCAGCACGCCTACGACGGCCGCGATTACCTCGCTCTAAACCCAGACCTGCGCTCCTGGACCGCAGGCGACTCGGCGGCGCAAATCACGCTGAGCAAGTGGGAGGAGGCTGGTGTCGCGGAGCAAAGGCGATCCTACCTGACCGGCGAGTGTGTGGAGTCGCTTCGCACATACCTGGAGATAGGGAAGGAGACTCTGCTAGGAGCAG TTCCTCCAAAGGCACATGTGACCCATCACCCCAGACCCGAAGGAGACAGCATCCTGAGGTGCTGGGCCCTGGGCTTCTACCCTGCAGACATCACCCTGATCTGGCAGCTGGATGAAGAAGACCAGACCCAGGACATGGACCTTGTGGAGACCAGGCCTGCAGGggatggaaccttccagaagtgggcagctgtggtggCGCCTTCTGGAGAGGAACAGAGATACACATGCCATGTGCACCATGAAGCACTAACCCAGCCCCTTGTTCTGAGATGGG aCCCTCCGAAACCCACCATCCCCATCATGGGAATCACTGTTGGCCTGGTTCTCTTTGGAGTTGTGTTCACTGGAGCTGTGGCTGCCATtgtgaagaggaagagcagag GGGAATACCCCTCTGAGAGTCTAGAAAGGAAGCAAAGACCAAGTCTCTCCATCACCTCACCAAAGGCATTCCTGCAGCTGAGCACATCATGA